In the Ruminococcus sp. OA3 genome, one interval contains:
- a CDS encoding DUF6017 domain-containing protein, which yields MAICSSQNTIVDQMAGIVITGNVIPQNWYRAIVKPTGKPYVEAIMILADIVYWYRPTEVRDEITGQTTRLQKKFHGDLLQRSYQQISDQFGISKRQAARAIVALEELGVIRREFRDLKINGRNVNNVMYLELIPGRVQELTNLLQDESKSISPILETPNAKNKDRTIGKMETGHAGECDTNTKIYPEINNKEYSILSYQEELEQFKKQIDYDAIRLDMPYQAEQLDEIVALAVEVLTTSKETIRVNKEERETYLVQAQFRKLNMGHIRYVLDCLAHNTTEVRNIKAMLITSLYNAVSTMGSYYMARVQHDMYGD from the coding sequence TTGGCAATTTGTTCATCTCAAAATACTATCGTAGACCAGATGGCAGGCATTGTAATTACAGGAAATGTGATTCCACAAAATTGGTATAGGGCAATTGTCAAGCCAACTGGGAAACCATATGTAGAAGCAATTATGATATTAGCAGATATTGTCTATTGGTATCGCCCCACAGAGGTGAGAGATGAAATTACCGGGCAGACAACAAGGTTGCAGAAGAAGTTTCATGGAGATTTACTGCAAAGAAGCTATCAGCAAATATCTGACCAGTTTGGAATCTCAAAGAGACAGGCAGCAAGAGCAATCGTTGCATTAGAAGAATTGGGAGTGATACGCAGAGAATTTCGTGATCTAAAAATCAACGGGCGAAATGTGAATAATGTAATGTATTTGGAACTGATACCGGGGAGAGTGCAGGAATTAACAAATCTGCTGCAAGATGAAAGTAAGTCCATATCACCAATTTTGGAGACACCTAATGCCAAAAATAAAGATAGAACCATAGGGAAAATGGAGACAGGTCATGCCGGGGAGTGTGACACAAATACAAAGATTTATCCAGAGATTAACAACAAAGAGTATTCCATCCTATCGTATCAAGAAGAACTGGAACAATTTAAAAAGCAGATTGATTACGATGCGATACGATTGGATATGCCATATCAGGCAGAGCAGTTAGATGAAATTGTCGCACTGGCAGTAGAGGTTTTGACAACATCAAAGGAAACCATACGGGTAAACAAAGAGGAACGGGAGACTTATCTGGTTCAAGCACAGTTTCGGAAACTGAATATGGGGCATATACGCTATGTATTGGACTGTCTGGCTCATAATACAACCGAGGTAAGGAATATTAAGGCGATGCTGATAACGAGCCTATATAACGCTGTATCGACTATGGGCAGCTATTATATGGCGAGGGTACAGCATGACATGTATGGTGATTGA
- a CDS encoding site-specific integrase, whose product MSVHKNKVTGKWDAYSYYYDYTGKRKQKHKSGFEKKRDAQEWERQFDLKKDRNLDMSFGVFVEMYMANEEKRVKKSTFLTKQHIVEKKILPYFKDRKLKEITAADVIEWQNERISFKNGKGKGHSQDYLRTIHAQLSAIFNHAVNLYGLSANPARQAGTMGKQFDKEMKFWTKEEFQRFIEAVANKPRSYYAFEMLYWCGIREGELLALTREDLDFAKQTVRINKTFQKLEGKDHIGTPKTQKSNRTIIMPDFLSEEMEMYIDSLYGYRPTDRIFQISKSFLHHEMDRGAKAAGVPEIRIHDLRHSHVSLLINMGYSALAIGERLGHESIKVTYRYAHLFPTVQTEMAKKLGAEREEILDVPKEERR is encoded by the coding sequence ATGTCGGTTCACAAAAATAAAGTGACGGGTAAGTGGGATGCATATAGCTATTACTACGACTACACCGGGAAACGAAAACAGAAGCACAAAAGCGGTTTTGAGAAGAAGAGAGATGCACAGGAATGGGAGCGGCAGTTTGATTTAAAAAAAGACCGCAATCTGGATATGAGTTTTGGCGTGTTCGTAGAAATGTATATGGCAAATGAAGAAAAAAGAGTGAAGAAAAGTACTTTCCTGACAAAACAGCATATTGTCGAGAAAAAGATTCTCCCCTATTTCAAGGATAGAAAGCTGAAAGAGATTACGGCGGCAGACGTTATAGAATGGCAGAATGAAAGGATTTCTTTCAAAAATGGAAAGGGAAAAGGTCACTCACAGGATTATCTTCGCACCATTCATGCACAGTTAAGCGCAATTTTTAATCATGCAGTGAACCTTTACGGGCTTTCCGCTAATCCAGCCAGACAGGCGGGGACAATGGGAAAACAGTTCGACAAAGAAATGAAATTCTGGACAAAGGAAGAGTTTCAGCGTTTTATTGAAGCAGTAGCAAATAAACCGAGGTCATATTATGCCTTTGAAATGCTTTACTGGTGCGGAATAAGAGAGGGGGAACTGCTGGCTCTAACAAGAGAGGATCTCGATTTTGCAAAACAGACAGTACGTATTAACAAGACATTCCAGAAGTTAGAGGGAAAAGACCACATAGGAACACCCAAAACGCAAAAGAGTAACCGAACAATTATCATGCCAGATTTTCTATCAGAGGAAATGGAGATGTATATAGACAGTTTGTATGGGTATCGCCCCACAGACAGAATATTCCAGATTAGCAAGAGCTTTCTCCACCATGAGATGGACAGGGGAGCAAAAGCGGCAGGTGTGCCGGAAATTCGTATCCACGACTTGCGGCACTCCCACGTTTCTCTGCTGATTAACATGGGATATTCAGCATTGGCAATCGGAGAGCGGTTAGGGCATGAGAGCATAAAAGTCACATACCGCTATGCACACCTTTTCCCAACAGTACAGACAGAGATGGCAAAAAAATTAGGAGCAGAAAGAGAGGAAATATTAGATGTCCCAAAAGAAGAAAGACGATAA
- a CDS encoding helix-turn-helix transcriptional regulator — MTVGEKIRKFRTEQNLLQKDLAQKCRMSESAIRNYELGNRTPSPKHLEVIASALGVSVFAISEPNLNSELGVMHALFELEENYNLKVIEENGIYYLQAAPKKRGQASISDLIIEWGEANKKYKAGEMTKEEYAHWKNTFPESIAINRRK, encoded by the coding sequence ATGACTGTTGGTGAGAAAATCAGAAAATTCAGAACGGAACAGAATCTACTACAAAAGGATTTAGCGCAAAAATGCCGCATGAGTGAATCCGCCATAAGAAACTACGAATTAGGCAACCGCACCCCCAGCCCCAAACATCTTGAAGTCATTGCTTCAGCTCTTGGTGTCAGTGTTTTCGCTATTTCTGAACCAAACTTAAATAGTGAACTCGGTGTCATGCACGCTTTATTTGAACTAGAAGAAAACTATAATCTGAAAGTGATAGAAGAAAATGGGATTTATTACTTACAGGCTGCTCCCAAAAAGAGAGGGCAAGCCAGCATATCAGACCTTATCATTGAGTGGGGAGAAGCGAATAAAAAGTATAAAGCTGGAGAAATGACCAAAGAAGAATATGCCCACTGGAAAAATACTTTTCCAGAAAGCATCGCAATAAACAGACGGAAATAA
- the guaA gene encoding glutamine-hydrolyzing GMP synthase, whose product MEKEMIIVLDFGGQYNQLIARRVRECHVYAEVHPYTMSIDKIKEMNPKGIIFTGGPNSVYAEDSPRYSREIFDLGIPILGICYGSQLMSYLLDGRVETAPVSEYGKTEVDVDKNSVLFKDVSPRTICWMSHTDYISAAPEGFRVTAHTPVCPVAAMENPERRLYATQFHPEVMHTQEGIKMLSGFVYDVCGCEGTWKMDSFVEDSIRSIREKVGTGKVLCALSGGVDSSVAAVMLSKAIGRQLTCVFVDHGLLRKNEGDEVEAVFGPEGDYDLNFIRVNVQDRFYEKLAGVTEPEKKRKIIGEEFIRVFEEEAKKIGSVDFLVQGTIYPDVIESGLGKSAVIKSHHNVGGLPDYVDFKEIIEPLRLLFKDEVRKAGLELGIPEYLVFRQPFPGPGLGVRIVGEVTAEKVRIVQDADAIYREEVAKAGIDKDLGQYFAGLTNMRSVGVMGDERTYDHAVALRAVMTSDFMTAEAAELPYEVLFKVTSRIINEVKGVNRVFYDLTSKPPGTIEFE is encoded by the coding sequence CGTGTATGCGGAAGTTCATCCGTATACCATGAGTATTGATAAGATAAAAGAGATGAATCCGAAAGGGATCATTTTCACGGGGGGGCCCAACAGCGTCTATGCTGAGGATTCGCCCAGATACAGCAGAGAAATCTTTGATCTGGGGATTCCGATCCTTGGAATCTGCTATGGTTCACAGCTGATGTCATATCTGCTGGACGGCAGAGTCGAGACTGCGCCAGTCAGTGAATACGGCAAAACGGAAGTCGATGTAGATAAAAATTCTGTGCTTTTTAAAGATGTATCCCCGCGGACAATCTGCTGGATGAGCCACACCGATTATATTTCCGCGGCTCCCGAGGGATTTCGGGTGACGGCCCATACGCCCGTCTGTCCGGTGGCGGCGATGGAAAACCCGGAGCGCAGATTATACGCGACGCAGTTTCACCCGGAAGTCATGCACACGCAGGAAGGCATAAAGATGCTTTCAGGTTTTGTGTATGATGTCTGCGGCTGCGAGGGTACCTGGAAAATGGATTCTTTTGTGGAGGATTCCATCAGAAGCATCCGTGAAAAAGTGGGTACCGGAAAGGTACTGTGTGCGCTGTCCGGCGGCGTCGACTCTTCGGTGGCGGCTGTCATGCTGTCAAAAGCCATCGGCAGGCAGCTCACCTGTGTCTTCGTGGACCACGGTCTGCTCCGCAAAAATGAGGGCGACGAGGTGGAGGCCGTCTTCGGGCCGGAAGGCGACTATGATCTGAATTTCATCCGCGTCAATGTACAGGATCGCTTCTATGAAAAACTCGCCGGTGTAACCGAACCGGAGAAGAAGCGGAAAATCATCGGCGAAGAGTTTATCCGCGTGTTTGAGGAAGAGGCAAAAAAGATCGGCTCCGTGGATTTTCTGGTGCAGGGCACGATTTATCCGGATGTGATCGAGTCCGGCCTCGGAAAATCGGCGGTCATCAAGAGTCATCACAACGTCGGCGGTCTTCCGGATTACGTGGATTTTAAGGAGATCATCGAGCCGCTGCGCCTGCTCTTTAAAGATGAGGTGCGCAAGGCAGGTTTAGAGCTTGGCATTCCGGAATACCTGGTATTCCGCCAGCCTTTCCCGGGACCGGGACTCGGCGTACGCATCGTGGGCGAAGTCACGGCGGAGAAGGTCAGAATCGTGCAGGACGCCGATGCCATCTACCGCGAGGAAGTGGCAAAGGCAGGCATCGATAAGGATCTGGGCCAGTATTTTGCAGGACTGACCAATATGCGCTCTGTCGGCGTCATGGGCGATGAGCGGACGTACGATCACGCAGTAGCTCTGCGTGCCGTTATGACGAGTGACTTTATGACGGCTGAGGCTGCGGAGCTCCCTTATGAGGTACTGTTTAAAGTGACGAGTAGGATTATCAATGAGGTGAAGGGTGTGAATCGGGTATTTTATGATTTGACGAGTAAGCCGCCTGGGACGATAGAGTTTGAATAG